DNA sequence from the Rubripirellula tenax genome:
GTGACAGGACTCGCAAGACCGCGCGTCCTTCGTCGTGGTGTGCGGCTGAGTCGGGCTCATGTCGATCGCCAATTGGCCTTCGTCGCCGCCCCCTTCGGTGCCCGGTTCGGTCATGAAGATGTGGTTCAACAATATCGGTTTTCCGTCTTGGCCGATCAGCGTCACTGACGGCTGGCATCCAGGCGCCAGCGGTGTCACGCGGCCTTCGCCATTGATGCCCAACATCGGTTCTTCCCAGCGAAGATACGAACGTTGTTCGGTGATCTTTCCGGGAATGATCGTGTCATAGCCCGTTTCACCGCGATCGGCCGCATGTGCTTCGTCCATGTGCTTGCGACCGGCGGCGACCCAGTCAAAGTTCTCTTTCGAGTCCTGGCACTCGGGACACTTGTCCTTTTGCGAATAGTCGATTTTGACGTGGCACCCATAACACTGGGGCGTCCAACTGCTGTGGCACGTGTAGCATTCCATTCGGTCCAAGTGCTTGGAGACGCCCATCATGGAAACCATTCCGCGTTCGCTGATTTTTTTCTCTTCGACCAACTTCTTAAGCGGCTTCATCGGGATGTCTTTGCCGGCCGCCGTGTGCACGATGATTTCGTCGCCTACCCGAACCACGTTCTCGTAAGGATTCCCGCGAGCGGTAAGCAACAGCCCGTCGCGAATGGCAACCGGCGAACCCTGTTGCGTATGCGGCAACGCCTCCGTCGCGGTTCCCCGCGGTTGCCCTTGGGCGGGATCCATCGCGAACTCGTCCATGTAACCGAGCGGCAACTCCCACGGATACATTTCGGGCGTGCCGTGACAATCGCTGCACTCGATTTGGACCGACGCCAAGTTGGCGGCGGCCAGGAAGCCGTCGCCGTGAACGTCCAGCGATGTGTGACAGTCTTGGCACGTCATGCCCTTTTGGTAGTGGACGTCCTGCTCCATCGCGATGTAGTGCTTGGTGTGCAGTGCCGGTTGATCACCACCATCAGCCGCAAATGGCGCGTGATAGGGCGATTCCATCAAGCCTTGAAACGATACACCGATCCGCTTGCCACGGTCATGGCACGTCGTGCAAGTTTCGACGGGAATGCCCGAGTACGTTTCGTCATGAACGGTTACTTTTGCTTCCCGCGTCCCTTGGATCGAATGCACCAACATGTGTCCGGTTTGGTCATGTGGAACCGAGGGGTCCGCGCCTTCATAGAAGCCTTCGTTGCCGTAAGGCACGTGACACGACGAGCAACCCATGCCTCGGAAATCACCGCGTTCTTGGCGTCCCTTTACCGCGTGGTGGCATCGTTGACATTCTTGACGAATGTAGGTGAAAGCCGCGAGCGTCGGATCGTCATTCAATCGATCCAGTTCGTCGAGCCCGACAGCGTCGGGAAGTGGTTCATGTTTGGAAACAAAGACGTCGGGTTCAAGTTCGGTCAACCGTTCCATGTAGGCGCGATACGCATCGGTCCCAAGTCTTGCACCCGGATCGTCGGGGTTCGCGACGGCGTAGTTGGCCCAGCGGTGGTTGTAGCCGGTCAGCGAACCGAATGCCCAGCACACACCCTGGATCTTGCCGGCTTCGGTCATCATCAGACTTTGCCACTGAACTCGCACCTGCGTCGGGTGGCATTGGCCGCATGTTTGTTCGTTGATCCAGGGGCTGCCGGGATCGGGATAAAACGACTCGCCGGCGAATTCGCCGTGGGCGACATCCTTGTCGATTCGCTCGTTCGGATCGCCACGGTGGCAAACCACACATCCGGCCGGGTCGCCCATCGTCGGACCGAGCTCCATGATCTGCTTCATCATGCCCGAATCGGCTTCACGGATCAGTTCGATGTCGCCGTGACAGGACATGCATCCCGACGCGGCAGCATCGGGGAAGTGGTCGACCAATTTGTCGGCTGCAAACAGGACGCTTGGAACAACCGTGGCGATCACGGCGACCAAAAACGAGCGAATCAGGACAAGAGACATTACGACCTGTGCGGGTCAGCGGCGAAAGACCGCGGATTGTACCACACACCCGAAGAATGGCCCCACGACGTTTCATCAGGACGTTTCATCGCGGGGCCGAAATGGTGCTGCGTTCCCAAGTGGATTACTACCCCATTTCGAACGCAACACAGACTTCCAACGCTATTGCAACTGGAACTGACGCGTTTTCACTTCCGTTGCGGTCGGGAAGTCATCGGGAGCTTGCGTCAGCGTGACGTCGCCGCTTGCCGCCCACTCGGTGCCACGAACCAACGTTGTGATGAAACCGACACACTCCATCGAACCGTCATTGTCGCCCATCGGCGTGTGGAAAATCCGCCCCTTGCCGTAGTCGATCGTGATCAACATCGGCTCGTGACGATCGGTGCCTTTGTATTTGGGATCGGCATAGGCGGTCGCCAGGATCGACATATTGTTGGCCGGTCCACGAAGCTGCTGATACAGTTCGTCCTTGGCGTGCATCCAAGCTCGCGGCAACCCCTTGGTGATCGGGTGATCGGGATCGCGAATGACGATTTGATATTCGTGTTGCGGACCATGGTTGCCACCCGAGCCAACGGATTCATCGCGAATCACTTTGCCCGCGTCGTCAACGTAAACATAGGGTCCCGATTTTTCGTTGCGGCCGTCCCAACCGCCTAGTCCGATCATCTGGTTGAATGCGTCCCAATCGCCGAACGAGTTGTCGGCGGCGTGAACGATCACCATGCCGCCGCCACCTTTGACGTACGCTTCCAAAGCAGCTTGTGTTTCTTTCGGCCACGGAGCAGCCTTCCATCCGAAGTTGCTGAGCACGACGTCATAGTCGGCGAAGTTCGGTTTGAAATCAGGATCACTTTTCGGCTCAGCCAAGTCCTCATACGCCTTTCCATCGCTGAGGGGGAACTTCTCCAGCAAATCGCCGCCCTTCCAGGTGTACTTCGTCCGCAAAACATCGACGGAGAACCGGCCGCTGTCTTCTAGAAATTCTTTCATCATGATTGTGGTCTTCGGCCACATCACGTGATTGTTTTGGCCATCGATGATCAGGCACTTCAGTTTGTCGTCGGCCGGAGCATTGCCGGCAAATGACGCCATACCCGCCAGAAGAATCAACAGCGTGAGGATCGTTTTCATAAGTTGTGTTTTTAAGGTTGGAGAAGTTGGGGGAAAAAATGAAACAGACTAGGAAGCTTGGTACTTCGCCAGTTGGGCCATCGATTCTTTCAGGTTGCCGTAAAGATCACGATAGATGGGGAACAGTTGGTCGTATTTTTTTGCGGCCGCTTTGTCGACTGCGGTTTCATCTGCCACTTTAATCGTAGCCGAACACGCTTGCTCGATCGACTTGTAAGCGCCATCGCCGACCGCCGCCAACAGGGCGACTCCGAATGCCGGCCCCTGCTCGACGACCAGCGTTGTGACCTTCTTTCCGAATACGTCGGACTGCATTTGACGCCACATCGGGTTCTTGCTGCCGCCGCCCGACGCGCGGACTTGCTTCACCGGAACACCCATCGACGTGATGATTTCGAGACTGTCGCGGAGTGCGAACGTGATACCCTCCATCACCGCGCGCGTCATGTGACCGCGCGTGTGGGTCAAGTTCATGCCCACGAAACTGCCTCGGGCGTTGGGGTCCGCGTGCGGAGTGCGTTCGCCATTCAGATACGGCAGGAACAAAACCCCATCCGAACCTGCGGCCACCTTCGCCGCTTCGGCCGTGGCCGCTTCGTAGCGTTTCGCATCGGCGACGCCGGTCAATCCACGGATGACGGAATCCACCCACCATTGCAATGATCCGCCGCTGGTCAAGTTGACACCCATCATGTGCCACTTGCCGTTGACCGCATGACAGAACGTGTGCAAACGCCCGTCCGCGTCATATTGCGGCTGGTCGCTGTGGACAAACATTACTCCGCTAGTGCCGATCGAAGTACTCAGCACGCCGCTCTTGACGACTCCGTTACCCACCGCGCCGGCCGCACAATCGCCCGCGCCGCCGACAACTTTGCAATCGGTCGTTAGGCCTAGCAATTTTGCTGCTTCGGCGGTTAGCGTGCCGGTGACTTCGTCGCTTTCGACCACGCGCGGCAACAGCCCCGCGTCGAGGCCAAGCTTGCTGATCAACTTCGTCGACCACTTTCGCTTGACCACGTCTAAGAACAGCGTTCCACTGGCATCGCTGACTTCCGTCACGTAGTCACCGATCAAACGACGGCGGATGTCGTCTTTGGGCAGCAAGACTTTGGCGAGCTTGTCAAAGTTGCGTTTCTCATTTTCACGCAGCCACAAAACCTTTGGCGCTTGAAATCCGGTCAACGCCGGGTTGGCGACCATCTTGATCAATGCTTTTCGACCACCGGCGGCGGAAGTGATTTCGTCGCACTGGGCAGCCGTTCGTTGATCGTTCCAAAGCAGCGCGTTCCGAATCACTTTGTCGTTCTTATCCAAGAAGACGCTACCGTGCATTTGGCCGCTCAACCCGATCGCCTTCACGTCGGCGGGTTTTACCTTGCCAGATTTCATCACCGACCGAACGGTTTTGACTGTGGCGTTCCACCAATCTTCGGGATCTTGTTCGGTCCAACCGGGCTTGGGCTGGTGCAACGGGTATTCCGCGTTCGCTTCAGCAATAACAGCGCCAGTTTCGTCGATCAAAAGAGTCTTGGTTCCGCTGGTTCCGATGTCGATGCCTAGGTAGTAGCTCATGGTCTGCTTGATTGGTGAAGACAAATGGTCGTGGGAAAGTTCTTGCGGCAGTCGTCGATGCCCGTCATGTGAACCGAGCGGTAATATAATGCGTATCAGGAGCCAGTGCTGCATCGACTCCTATCGATCTGCTTCGATCGTTTTTGACCCGTCCCGAGCGAGCCAACGTGTCCGTCCATCGTATTTCCATCAACCGCCGACAAGCTATCGTTCGATCGGCCTCTGCCTTGGCAGGGGTGGGAGTCATCGGATGCAATCGTCCAACTGCTGCACCCACCGCCGCCATCGATGCCCGAAACGACGTGCCACTTCGGATCACCTGGGTTGGCAATCAAGAAGACGCCGACGCGATCGTTCGCGGCTGGGCATCGGTAAGCGAACAGGCCATCACGGTGGATGTTATTCCGCTGGATCGAAACGACCTGCAGCCGTTATCGGATCTTTTGCCGACCCTATCGAAATCCAATGACGTGATCGCGGTGCCCTCTATGCTGGTCGCCGAACTGGTCGCCAACGAGTCGATTGCACCACTGACGGGCGATGACATTGATTCCCTGTGCGGTGAACTTCAGCCAGCGGTTCGAAGCGGCTTGTCGCGATACGGCGCCGACACCTATGGCATACCGATCACGACTCCGCTGCCCGCTTTGATGCTGGGTCCGTCGGAAAAGTCCGGCGGCGAAACCACGACAACCTGGAAACAGTACGACCAGAACGTGCGTGACCGTTGGAACGGAAAAGCGGCTGAACCGATCGCGGACGGATGGGCTGCCGCCATGTTTCTGTGGCGAGCCTCGTCGGCGAAAGGCGGCTGGCTGTTCAGTCGCGAAACTTTCGCCCCTTTGATCGATGGCGATGACTACGTCGCCGCGTTGTCGCTGATGAATGAAACGGTTTCTCGATACGAGAAGCCGCTTCGGAACGCGTCACAGGTCTGGACCGGACTTTGCGACGGCTCGCTGCTTGCGGGAATCGGGTTTCCCACCGAATCGGTGCAAACGGACAACGAAATCAAGATCTGCGATCTGCCTTTTGGCGAATCCTCAGGCGAGTCCACGTCCAAACAGCAACTGTTTGATCCGCTTAGCACCATCGTCGCCATTTCAACGAACTGTCGACAAACGGCTGCTTCGAAAACGTTCCTTGCTTGGATCAGTGGTGGCGAAGGCAGCCAATCGGTGCGGCAAAAAATCAGTCCGACGGCAGCAGTCCGCGATACCGATAGCTCGGTCCGAACCAGCGAATATTCTTCCTGGTTAGAAACAAAGCTGCAGTCGCCCGTGACGCTACCGGCCATGCAAGTGATCGCAGCGCCGCAATACTACGATGCACTCAATACGCAGGTGATACGGTGCCTCGACGGCAAGTCATCGGCCCCGGAGGCGTTGGGCGAAGTAGCCCAGCAATGGAAAGTGATCACCGAGAGCATCGGCACCGACATCCAACTACGAGCCTGGCGACGAGCGTACGGGATGCGGGCCTGAGCACCCATCATACTGCGCATCATGATGCCCGACCGAAAGAGTTGCCCGACGTTGAGAATGCCAATGGGCCAGTGACTCGCTCGTTCGAGAAAAATTACCAGTCGGGCTTCGCCATCCGGAGGATGATGACTACGAAAAAACCACGCCAACTTTTCCAACTGGCGTGGTCTTTCTGTTTTCACATCCGCGGGCTAGATATTACTCTTCGCTGCCTGCGGCTACGGCTTCTTCGGCTGGTGCGTCACTTTCGAACGAGGGCCGTTCGGCGGTTCGCTTGACACGGTCATTCTTGCCGACGAATTCCAGAATGGCTCGCTCGCCATTATCACCCAAACGCGGCGTGGCCAAGCGGACGATACGCGTGTATCCACCCGGTCGGTCAACGAAACGCGGTGCAACGGTGTCGAACAGGATTTTTGCAGCTTCTTTATCGCCGATCAATTGAATGACACGTCGACGTGCGGCAACAACAGGTGCGCGAGCAGCTGCCCACTTCGACCACTGGTCGCTCGTACGCCACTTCTTCCAAGCGTCGCTTCCACGTTCCGCCGAAGATTCAAACTTCGTGGCTTCTTCCGCGGACTGCATGGATTTCTTGGCAATGGTGATGCACTTTTCGACCAAGGGGCGAACTTCCTTGGCTTTGTGCAAAGTGGTCGTGATACGGCCGGCAACCT
Encoded proteins:
- a CDS encoding multiheme c-type cytochrome, giving the protein MSLVLIRSFLVAVIATVVPSVLFAADKLVDHFPDAAASGCMSCHGDIELIREADSGMMKQIMELGPTMGDPAGCVVCHRGDPNERIDKDVAHGEFAGESFYPDPGSPWINEQTCGQCHPTQVRVQWQSLMMTEAGKIQGVCWAFGSLTGYNHRWANYAVANPDDPGARLGTDAYRAYMERLTELEPDVFVSKHEPLPDAVGLDELDRLNDDPTLAAFTYIRQECQRCHHAVKGRQERGDFRGMGCSSCHVPYGNEGFYEGADPSVPHDQTGHMLVHSIQGTREAKVTVHDETYSGIPVETCTTCHDRGKRIGVSFQGLMESPYHAPFAADGGDQPALHTKHYIAMEQDVHYQKGMTCQDCHTSLDVHGDGFLAAANLASVQIECSDCHGTPEMYPWELPLGYMDEFAMDPAQGQPRGTATEALPHTQQGSPVAIRDGLLLTARGNPYENVVRVGDEIIVHTAAGKDIPMKPLKKLVEEKKISERGMVSMMGVSKHLDRMECYTCHSSWTPQCYGCHVKIDYSQKDKCPECQDSKENFDWVAAGRKHMDEAHAADRGETGYDTIIPGKITEQRSYLRWEEPMLGINGEGRVTPLAPGCQPSVTLIGQDGKPILLNHIFMTEPGTEGGGDEGQLAIDMSPTQPHTTTKDARSCESCHASDKAIGLGIGSTRPWDEQHTVDLETVDGKILPQKTQPQMEPIENLANDWSQIVDEEGNQIGTVGHHFKLSRAFNKEEMDHIRREGTCIACHKEIPKASLAVSFLHHVAEFTGQMPKSTDQHDGLVNKIVLSSAWAQVLLALGGVLVGAAVVGGLGYRRWKPKTP
- a CDS encoding ThuA domain-containing protein — its product is MKTILTLLILLAGMASFAGNAPADDKLKCLIIDGQNNHVMWPKTTIMMKEFLEDSGRFSVDVLRTKYTWKGGDLLEKFPLSDGKAYEDLAEPKSDPDFKPNFADYDVVLSNFGWKAAPWPKETQAALEAYVKGGGGMVIVHAADNSFGDWDAFNQMIGLGGWDGRNEKSGPYVYVDDAGKVIRDESVGSGGNHGPQHEYQIVIRDPDHPITKGLPRAWMHAKDELYQQLRGPANNMSILATAYADPKYKGTDRHEPMLITIDYGKGRIFHTPMGDNDGSMECVGFITTLVRGTEWAASGDVTLTQAPDDFPTATEVKTRQFQLQ
- the xylB gene encoding xylulokinase; this encodes MSYYLGIDIGTSGTKTLLIDETGAVIAEANAEYPLHQPKPGWTEQDPEDWWNATVKTVRSVMKSGKVKPADVKAIGLSGQMHGSVFLDKNDKVIRNALLWNDQRTAAQCDEITSAAGGRKALIKMVANPALTGFQAPKVLWLRENEKRNFDKLAKVLLPKDDIRRRLIGDYVTEVSDASGTLFLDVVKRKWSTKLISKLGLDAGLLPRVVESDEVTGTLTAEAAKLLGLTTDCKVVGGAGDCAAGAVGNGVVKSGVLSTSIGTSGVMFVHSDQPQYDADGRLHTFCHAVNGKWHMMGVNLTSGGSLQWWVDSVIRGLTGVADAKRYEAATAEAAKVAAGSDGVLFLPYLNGERTPHADPNARGSFVGMNLTHTRGHMTRAVMEGITFALRDSLEIITSMGVPVKQVRASGGGSKNPMWRQMQSDVFGKKVTTLVVEQGPAFGVALLAAVGDGAYKSIEQACSATIKVADETAVDKAAAKKYDQLFPIYRDLYGNLKESMAQLAKYQAS
- a CDS encoding bL17 family ribosomal protein translates to MRHRRRGRTLGRSPSHRKALLKNLASALFLTERDATYDDNAPKVAGRITTTLHKAKEVRPLVEKCITIAKKSMQSAEEATKFESSAERGSDAWKKWRTSDQWSKWAAARAPVVAARRRVIQLIGDKEAAKILFDTVAPRFVDRPGGYTRIVRLATPRLGDNGERAILEFVGKNDRVKRTAERPSFESDAPAEEAVAAGSEE